One window of Candidatus Microthrix subdominans genomic DNA carries:
- a CDS encoding aminopeptidase P N-terminal domain-containing protein, whose product MSTPSSVRSPLDVVSSGSGPGPDVFSRRRDRVAKRVGADGLLVVPAGVEAPRNHDVDHEFRQASQFWWLTGFGEPDAVAVLTPGHADGDYHLFVRPRDPERETWDGYRAGVDGAKDTFGADRAYPIAELGNRLPALAVGRDRVWYRLGERLDETVTALLVGGRNRRDRLGDRVPDGVIDPGVMLDELRLHKDDADLDSLRRAGALAAEGHREAMRLARPEATERQLQGAMEWVWRAAGSPRNGYPSIVAGGANACVLHYTENADVVADGDLVLIDAGCEVDQLSADITRTFPVNGRFSGPQRAMYEVVLAAQHAALAAVRPGATIRSPHEAARAVIAEGLVDLGLIPSGIDDVVGMGLDAEFFMHGTSHWLGLDVHDVGSYRNDDDHRPLAETMALTIEPGIYVAPTKGEVTFKLLAHDRDAWARRRVELGVERAKAAEEAELAEAPEMVHRLPEEFLGIGIRIEDDVVVTSNGCEVLTDEVPTDPDEIEALCAESPRWVILPG is encoded by the coding sequence ATGAGCACCCCGTCCTCCGTCCGCTCGCCCCTCGACGTCGTCAGCTCCGGATCAGGCCCCGGCCCGGATGTGTTCTCCCGACGGCGCGATCGGGTGGCCAAGCGCGTCGGCGCCGACGGCCTGCTGGTGGTGCCGGCTGGCGTGGAGGCGCCCCGCAACCACGACGTCGACCACGAGTTTCGCCAGGCCAGCCAATTCTGGTGGTTGACCGGCTTCGGCGAGCCCGATGCGGTGGCGGTGCTTACCCCGGGGCATGCCGATGGCGACTACCACCTGTTCGTGCGACCTCGCGATCCCGAGCGTGAGACCTGGGACGGCTACCGGGCCGGGGTCGATGGCGCCAAAGACACCTTCGGTGCAGATCGTGCGTACCCGATCGCCGAACTCGGCAACCGGCTACCAGCACTCGCGGTTGGCCGGGACCGCGTGTGGTACCGGCTGGGCGAGCGCCTCGACGAGACGGTCACCGCCTTGCTCGTCGGGGGGCGAAACCGGCGCGACCGGCTGGGTGATCGGGTGCCCGATGGGGTGATCGATCCCGGCGTCATGCTCGACGAGCTCCGCCTCCACAAGGACGACGCCGACCTCGATTCGCTACGGCGCGCCGGAGCCCTGGCAGCCGAGGGGCACCGCGAGGCGATGCGCCTGGCCAGGCCCGAGGCAACCGAGCGACAGCTTCAGGGGGCGATGGAGTGGGTGTGGCGCGCTGCCGGGTCGCCCCGCAACGGCTACCCCTCGATCGTCGCCGGCGGGGCCAACGCCTGCGTGCTGCACTACACCGAGAACGCCGACGTGGTCGCCGACGGCGACCTGGTGCTGATCGACGCCGGCTGCGAGGTGGACCAGCTCTCGGCCGACATCACCCGCACCTTCCCGGTCAACGGCCGCTTCAGTGGACCGCAGCGGGCGATGTACGAGGTGGTGCTCGCCGCCCAGCACGCCGCGCTGGCGGCCGTGCGACCGGGGGCGACCATTCGCTCTCCTCACGAGGCGGCCCGGGCGGTGATCGCCGAGGGGCTCGTCGATCTCGGGCTGATCCCCTCCGGCATCGACGATGTCGTGGGCATGGGCCTCGACGCCGAGTTCTTCATGCACGGCACCAGCCACTGGCTGGGCCTCGACGTGCACGACGTCGGCTCCTACCGCAACGACGACGACCACCGGCCGTTGGCCGAGACGATGGCGCTGACGATCGAGCCCGGCATCTACGTGGCGCCCACCAAGGGCGAGGTGACGTTCAAGCTGCTGGCGCACGACCGCGACGCCTGGGCGCGCCGCCGGGTCGAGCTGGGCGTCGAGCGGGCCAAGGCCGCCGAGGAGGCCGAGTTGGCCGAGGCACCCGAGATGGTCCATCGGCTTCCCGAGGAGTTTCTCGGCATCGGCATTCGCATCGAGGACGACGTCGTCGTGACCTCGAATGGATGCGAGGTGCTGACCGATGAGGTGCCGACCGATCCCGACGAGATCGAGGCGCTGTGCGCCGAATCGCCCCGCTGGGTGATCCTCCCGGGGTAG
- a CDS encoding acyl-CoA dehydrogenase family protein, with amino-acid sequence MGEFSMALNDDQVQLRDWIHTFAKDVVRPAAEEWDEREEFPWPIVEEAAQIGLYSFDFMAQAMMGDPSGLTMPIALEELFWGDAGIGLSIMGSGLAAAGIAGNGTADQVMEWVPQCYGTPEKVALGAFCVSEPDAGSDVSSLRTSAKYDEANDEWVLNGTKAWITNGGIADIHVVVATVDPELRSRGQASFIIPPNTPGLSQGQKYKKHGIKASHTAEVVLDDVRIPGSCLLGTKEQLDEKLARAREAKTNPQPKSSGKQPAMATFEATRPAVGAQAVGVARAAYEYALQYAQERKAFGKAIIENQSIAFMLADMITEIDASRLLVWRAAWLSRNGEYINAEGSQSKLKAGRTAVWVTERAMQILGGYGYTREYPVERMHRDSKIYDIFEGTEQIQQLVIARAISGLRIE; translated from the coding sequence ATGGGTGAATTCTCAATGGCTCTCAACGACGACCAGGTGCAGCTGAGGGATTGGATCCACACCTTCGCCAAGGACGTCGTGCGTCCGGCCGCCGAGGAGTGGGACGAGCGCGAGGAGTTTCCGTGGCCGATCGTCGAGGAGGCCGCCCAGATTGGGCTGTACTCCTTCGACTTCATGGCCCAGGCGATGATGGGTGACCCCTCCGGGCTGACGATGCCGATCGCGCTCGAGGAGCTGTTCTGGGGCGACGCCGGCATCGGCCTGTCGATCATGGGCTCGGGCCTCGCCGCCGCCGGCATCGCCGGCAACGGCACCGCGGACCAGGTGATGGAGTGGGTGCCCCAGTGCTACGGCACCCCGGAGAAGGTCGCCCTGGGCGCCTTCTGCGTGTCCGAGCCGGACGCCGGCTCCGACGTGTCGTCGCTGCGCACCAGCGCCAAGTACGACGAGGCCAACGACGAGTGGGTGCTCAACGGCACCAAGGCCTGGATCACCAACGGTGGCATCGCCGACATCCACGTCGTGGTCGCCACCGTCGATCCCGAGCTGCGCAGCCGGGGTCAGGCCAGCTTCATCATTCCGCCCAACACCCCGGGCCTCAGCCAGGGCCAGAAATATAAGAAGCACGGCATCAAGGCCAGCCACACCGCCGAGGTCGTCCTCGACGACGTTCGCATCCCCGGCTCCTGCCTGCTGGGCACCAAGGAGCAGCTGGACGAGAAGCTGGCCCGCGCTCGCGAGGCCAAGACCAACCCGCAGCCCAAGTCGTCGGGCAAGCAGCCGGCCATGGCCACGTTCGAGGCCACCCGTCCGGCCGTCGGCGCCCAGGCGGTCGGCGTGGCACGCGCCGCGTATGAGTACGCGCTGCAGTACGCGCAGGAGCGCAAGGCGTTCGGCAAAGCGATCATCGAGAACCAGTCGATCGCCTTCATGCTCGCCGACATGATCACCGAGATCGACGCTTCCCGACTGCTGGTGTGGCGCGCCGCTTGGCTGTCGCGCAACGGCGAGTACATCAACGCCGAGGGCAGCCAGTCGAAGCTGAAGGCCGGACGCACAGCCGTGTGGGTTACCGAGCGGGCGATGCAGATCCTGGGCGGCTACGGCTACACCCGTGAGTATCCGGTGGAGCGCATGCACCGCGACTCGAAGATCTACGACATCTTCGAGGGCACCGAGCAGATCCAGCAGCTGGTGATCGCTCGGGCGATCTCCGGCCTCCGGATTGAATAA
- a CDS encoding catalase, translating into MSTSDQANDQVKPTTTDAGIPVTSDEHSLTVGPDGPILLQDHYLIEQMAAFNRERIPERQPHAKGSGAFGNFEVTNDVSAYTKAALFQPGTTTDTLMRFSTVAGERGSPDTWRDPRGFSIKFYTSEGNYDMVGNNTPVFFLRDPLKFQHFIRSQKRRADSGLRDNDMQWDFWTLSPESAHQVAWLMGDRGIPKTWRHMDGFSSHTYMWVNAAGERFWVKYHFKTDQGIEFLTQADADQMAGQDADYHRRDLFNSIRDGEHPSWTLKVQLMPFDEAEDYRFNPFDLTKVWPHSDYPLHEVGKLTLNRNATDFHTEIEQAAFQPNNLVPGIGLSPDKMLLGRVFAYADAHRARIGGNYMQIPVNRPQAEVNSYSKDGAMRMENVSDPVYAPNSKGGPAADATRSPYAEKWAASGEFVHAAYTLHAEDDDWGQAGTLVRDVLDDAARDRLVDNVVGHLSDGVTEPVLQRAFDYWRNIDATIGDRIAAGVSGG; encoded by the coding sequence ATGAGCACGAGCGATCAAGCGAACGACCAGGTGAAGCCCACCACGACAGATGCGGGCATTCCGGTGACCAGCGACGAGCACTCGCTCACCGTTGGGCCGGACGGGCCGATCCTGTTGCAGGACCACTACCTGATCGAGCAGATGGCGGCGTTCAACCGCGAGCGGATCCCCGAGCGCCAGCCCCACGCCAAGGGCTCGGGCGCCTTCGGCAACTTCGAGGTGACCAACGACGTCAGCGCCTACACCAAGGCGGCCCTGTTCCAGCCGGGAACGACGACCGACACGCTGATGCGGTTCTCGACGGTGGCGGGGGAGCGGGGCAGCCCCGACACCTGGCGTGACCCCCGGGGCTTCTCGATCAAGTTCTACACATCCGAGGGCAACTACGACATGGTGGGCAACAACACCCCCGTGTTCTTCCTCCGTGACCCGCTGAAGTTTCAGCACTTCATCCGGTCGCAGAAGCGCCGTGCCGACTCCGGCCTGCGAGACAACGACATGCAGTGGGACTTCTGGACGCTCTCGCCCGAGTCGGCCCACCAGGTGGCGTGGCTGATGGGCGATCGAGGCATCCCCAAGACCTGGCGCCACATGGACGGTTTCTCCTCGCACACCTACATGTGGGTCAATGCCGCCGGCGAGCGGTTCTGGGTGAAGTACCACTTCAAGACCGACCAGGGCATTGAGTTCCTCACCCAGGCCGACGCCGATCAGATGGCGGGACAGGATGCCGACTACCACCGCCGCGACCTGTTCAACTCGATCCGCGACGGCGAGCACCCCTCGTGGACGCTCAAGGTGCAGCTGATGCCCTTCGACGAGGCCGAGGACTACCGCTTCAACCCGTTCGACCTCACCAAGGTGTGGCCACACAGCGACTATCCCCTGCACGAGGTGGGCAAGCTGACGCTCAACCGCAACGCCACCGACTTCCACACCGAGATCGAGCAGGCGGCGTTCCAGCCCAACAACCTGGTGCCCGGCATCGGGCTCAGCCCGGACAAGATGCTGCTCGGGCGCGTGTTCGCCTATGCCGATGCCCACCGGGCCCGCATCGGCGGCAACTACATGCAGATCCCCGTCAACCGGCCTCAGGCCGAGGTGAACAGCTACAGCAAGGACGGGGCGATGCGAATGGAGAACGTCTCCGATCCCGTCTATGCGCCCAACTCCAAGGGCGGCCCGGCCGCCGACGCCACCCGCAGCCCGTACGCCGAGAAGTGGGCGGCGAGCGGCGAGTTTGTCCACGCCGCTTATACCCTCCATGCCGAGGACGACGACTGGGGTCAGGCCGGCACGCTCGTGCGCGACGTCCTGGACGATGCCGCCCGCGACCGGCTGGTCGACAACGTGGTCGGCCACCTGAGCGACGGGGTGACCGAACCGGTGTTGCAACGGGCCTTCGACTACTGGCGCAACATCGACGCCACCATCGGCGACCGAATCGCCGCGGGGGTCAGCGGAGGCTGA
- a CDS encoding ferredoxin translates to MKVVVDYDLCESNAVCMAIAPEVFEVRDDDFLYVLDENPPEELRSKMEEAVRRCPKQAISLED, encoded by the coding sequence ATGAAGGTGGTTGTTGATTACGACCTGTGCGAGTCGAACGCGGTGTGCATGGCCATCGCCCCCGAGGTCTTCGAGGTGCGCGACGACGACTTCCTCTACGTGCTGGACGAGAACCCGCCCGAAGAACTGCGTTCCAAGATGGAAGAGGCGGTCAGGCGCTGCCCCAAGCAGGCCATCAGCCTTGAGGACTAG
- a CDS encoding FAD-dependent oxidoreductase — protein sequence MSQPQLVNPVVPTGELRRVSIVGASLSGLSTASSLRDHGFDGEIVMIEGEADLPPDRPPLSKQVLTGEWELERARQPGSDALDALDVDLRFGRRAVRLDVATRTLSLDDDAIVSADAVVLATGSTARRPPIPGIDRAGVHVLRTGADAAALRAGLAVAPKRVLIVGAGFIGLEVAGSARKLGLPVTVVEAFSTPASRVLPPAVGMALAEAAIAAGVDLRTDTSVEALVGAGGDDVEGGDSAQGGDADAPVAGARLSDGTVLAADLVLVAVGAAPNSGWLSDTPGITLDDGVLADATCMAAPGIAVAGDLARWWHQGTRSFVRVEHWDNAIEMGSYVGARLMAGDRAGVEAYSPVPWLWSDQFGSKFQLAGHVSPDDALTWVDGTPEDRAWVGVTHDGTMVKAVIGYNRNAKVMRTRMRMDRPDGLTLVDALGS from the coding sequence TTGAGTCAGCCCCAACTGGTGAACCCGGTCGTCCCCACTGGGGAGCTTCGCCGGGTCTCGATCGTCGGTGCGTCCCTGAGTGGCTTATCTACAGCGTCCAGCCTGAGGGATCATGGCTTTGACGGCGAGATCGTGATGATCGAAGGGGAGGCCGACCTGCCTCCCGACCGGCCGCCCCTGTCCAAGCAGGTACTCACCGGCGAATGGGAGCTGGAACGGGCCCGTCAACCGGGGAGCGACGCCCTTGACGCCCTCGACGTCGACCTGCGCTTCGGCCGACGTGCGGTCCGCCTCGACGTCGCCACGCGCACGCTGTCGCTCGACGATGATGCGATCGTCTCGGCCGATGCGGTGGTGCTCGCCACCGGTTCGACCGCCCGCCGGCCCCCGATCCCCGGGATCGACCGGGCGGGCGTCCACGTGCTGCGAACCGGCGCGGATGCGGCGGCGCTGAGGGCCGGCCTGGCTGTCGCGCCGAAGCGAGTGCTGATCGTGGGCGCCGGGTTCATCGGTCTGGAAGTGGCCGGCTCGGCCCGGAAGCTTGGCCTTCCGGTGACGGTCGTCGAGGCGTTCAGCACCCCGGCGAGCCGCGTGCTGCCACCGGCCGTCGGCATGGCGCTGGCCGAGGCGGCGATCGCTGCGGGCGTCGACCTGCGCACCGACACGTCGGTCGAGGCTCTCGTCGGGGCGGGTGGCGACGATGTTGAGGGCGGGGACAGCGCTCAGGGCGGCGACGCCGACGCCCCGGTAGCGGGTGCTCGCCTGAGCGATGGCACGGTGCTGGCCGCCGACCTGGTGCTCGTCGCCGTCGGAGCGGCACCGAACAGTGGCTGGTTGAGCGACACGCCGGGGATCACGCTCGATGACGGGGTGCTCGCCGATGCCACCTGCATGGCGGCGCCGGGCATCGCGGTGGCCGGAGATCTCGCCCGGTGGTGGCATCAGGGCACCCGCTCGTTCGTTCGGGTGGAGCACTGGGACAACGCGATCGAGATGGGCAGCTACGTGGGCGCCCGCCTGATGGCGGGTGACCGTGCAGGAGTCGAGGCCTACTCGCCGGTGCCCTGGTTGTGGTCCGATCAGTTCGGTTCCAAGTTTCAGCTGGCCGGCCACGTGAGCCCCGACGACGCCCTCACGTGGGTCGACGGCACGCCCGAGGATCGGGCTTGGGTCGGTGTCACCCACGACGGCACGATGGTGAAAGCGGTCATCGGCTACAACCGCAACGCCAAGGTGATGCGCACTCGGATGCGCATGGACCGACCCGATGGGTTGACGCTCGTCGACGCCCTCGGCAGCTGA
- a CDS encoding lysoplasmalogenase has protein sequence MTAVAGALLALTLLIALADWVAVAVDRRPLEYVLKPATMVALGAVVLALDLPGGQLRWWYLAAIILSLAGDVFLMLPESAMDPELSFVAGLGSFLVAHVLYVVGMVLLGVSGGWLVIGTVAAVLVIVTVGRRVIAGARATDRRLFAPVMAYVVVIAVMIATSFGTGIIVGIVGALLFGFSDSVIGWTRFLRDFPHSRVVVMVTYHLGQVGLVLALATAG, from the coding sequence ATGACCGCGGTTGCCGGCGCTTTGCTGGCCCTGACGCTGCTGATCGCGCTGGCCGACTGGGTGGCGGTCGCCGTCGACCGTCGCCCCCTCGAATACGTACTCAAGCCGGCGACGATGGTGGCGCTGGGCGCCGTCGTGCTTGCCCTCGACCTGCCCGGCGGTCAGCTGCGCTGGTGGTATCTGGCCGCCATTATCTTGTCCCTGGCCGGCGATGTGTTCCTCATGCTGCCCGAATCCGCCATGGACCCCGAGCTGTCGTTCGTCGCCGGGCTTGGATCGTTCCTGGTGGCCCATGTGTTGTACGTCGTCGGCATGGTGCTGCTCGGCGTGTCCGGCGGCTGGCTCGTGATCGGAACGGTGGCTGCCGTGCTGGTGATCGTCACGGTTGGGCGCCGCGTCATCGCTGGGGCGAGAGCGACCGACCGACGGCTGTTTGCGCCGGTGATGGCCTACGTCGTCGTGATAGCGGTGATGATCGCGACGTCGTTCGGCACCGGGATCATCGTCGGTATCGTCGGCGCACTGCTGTTCGGCTTCTCCGATTCGGTGATCGGCTGGACCCGCTTCCTGCGCGACTTCCCTCACAGCCGAGTGGTGGTGATGGTCACCTACCACCTGGGGCAGGTTGGCCTGGTGCTGGCGTTGGCCACCGCTGGGTAA